The Rhodothermus profundi genome includes a window with the following:
- a CDS encoding GWxTD domain-containing protein has translation MWGLLLGLWLSAANPAVDSLEQWLQQGVALLPQHPAKAEVILQRVVQRDSGYVSPQHGAALYWLGQSRWIQRDTQAALALWERGLNLLARHGQVDVRMAEAYMRGVFIARDRTRYARGAQVYQQLLALLDQPLDDATYQLLEPHLTALSWILPPAMRARPAVAAVLTGQPASGAGSLLLAWWRSQDPLPATRRNERLEEHLERVGYALTHFVDPDKGFDDRARIYVRLGPPWRRVRLSVSSPWLRRKVFARMPTLMEIQFPRGEFWVYRHINGDAQYVFVSRDNQPYRLGTSFDLLPSWLLTGIGATTRGQEKARAAIRILAELYGQLATNHPLFGLRYQDLATYAVWLDELELAEETANWVRLRTQVTDLPDELDPETQRRLNMAEMMGVPIMGGVRYPGLGLADEQPHQFALRMIQEGKLEEEEAIMRREEQVPRVYSNLFEEVEPLPVSVRLARFLDPDGTTRTRLYWSASNKALQPGKQAQKRLKETGMVGADFLVTTTLAQRDEAYRTRTLHVRRQQVWQEDLYAEGIVDPVLLEARGDTGLYHLVLQISQFALDRTTQPPRPGPLLKITSIRFDSLHALNSDPATLEMSDLLPLWYDPSVSDTLPGLPYPFPRLNQEVPLALYFEIYHLTFGTNDRTRYEVSYEVRRRTDGGLLRRDRTVQTTSRTVYEGTSRTAREYIVLDLQEWKRVRSVEVVVRVRDLVSGQEVARTIRFEITTS, from the coding sequence ATGTGGGGACTCCTTCTGGGACTATGGCTGAGCGCAGCTAATCCTGCGGTCGATTCACTAGAGCAGTGGTTGCAACAGGGCGTGGCTTTGTTGCCCCAGCACCCGGCAAAGGCCGAAGTGATACTTCAGCGGGTGGTGCAGCGCGACTCAGGCTACGTATCGCCGCAACACGGAGCTGCCCTGTACTGGCTGGGCCAGAGCCGATGGATCCAGCGCGACACGCAGGCAGCTCTTGCATTATGGGAGCGAGGCTTGAATCTGCTGGCGCGCCATGGACAGGTGGATGTGCGGATGGCGGAAGCTTACATGCGGGGGGTCTTTATAGCTCGAGACCGAACCCGGTACGCACGGGGCGCCCAGGTCTATCAGCAACTGCTGGCTTTACTGGATCAACCGCTGGATGACGCCACCTATCAGCTCCTGGAGCCTCATCTGACAGCACTGTCCTGGATTCTGCCTCCTGCTATGCGGGCCCGTCCGGCTGTGGCAGCCGTGCTCACCGGCCAGCCTGCTTCGGGTGCGGGCAGCCTGCTGCTGGCCTGGTGGCGCAGTCAGGATCCGCTTCCTGCCACCCGTCGCAATGAACGGTTAGAGGAGCATCTGGAGCGTGTTGGCTATGCGCTAACGCACTTTGTTGACCCGGACAAAGGATTCGATGATCGAGCACGCATTTATGTGCGGCTGGGGCCGCCCTGGCGGCGCGTTCGGCTTTCAGTCAGCAGTCCCTGGCTCCGGCGCAAAGTCTTTGCCCGCATGCCGACGCTCATGGAAATCCAGTTTCCCCGCGGCGAGTTCTGGGTTTATCGGCACATTAACGGGGATGCGCAGTACGTCTTTGTCAGCCGCGACAACCAGCCGTATCGCCTGGGCACCTCGTTTGACTTGTTGCCTTCATGGTTGCTTACGGGCATCGGCGCAACCACGCGGGGACAGGAAAAGGCACGGGCGGCTATACGTATCCTGGCCGAACTGTACGGGCAGCTCGCAACAAACCACCCGCTCTTTGGCCTGCGCTATCAGGATCTGGCTACGTATGCTGTCTGGCTCGATGAGCTGGAACTGGCAGAGGAAACGGCTAACTGGGTGCGCCTTCGCACCCAGGTTACGGATCTGCCTGATGAACTGGATCCCGAAACCCAGCGCCGGCTCAATATGGCGGAGATGATGGGCGTCCCGATTATGGGCGGCGTGCGGTATCCCGGCCTGGGCCTTGCGGACGAGCAGCCCCATCAGTTCGCGCTGCGGATGATTCAGGAAGGCAAGCTCGAAGAGGAAGAGGCCATTATGCGGCGGGAGGAGCAGGTGCCCCGGGTCTACAGCAATCTCTTTGAAGAAGTGGAGCCTCTGCCTGTTTCTGTTCGGCTGGCGCGCTTCCTTGATCCGGACGGGACAACCCGGACGCGTCTGTACTGGTCGGCCTCGAACAAAGCCTTGCAGCCCGGCAAACAGGCCCAGAAGCGCCTGAAGGAAACGGGTATGGTGGGCGCCGACTTTCTGGTAACCACGACCCTGGCTCAGCGCGACGAGGCCTATCGAACGCGCACCCTGCATGTGCGGCGACAGCAAGTATGGCAGGAGGACTTGTATGCGGAAGGAATCGTTGATCCTGTTTTACTGGAAGCCCGCGGCGACACGGGGCTCTATCACCTGGTGTTGCAGATTTCACAGTTTGCTCTGGACCGTACCACGCAGCCGCCGCGTCCCGGACCGCTGCTGAAGATCACTTCGATTCGGTTCGATTCGCTGCACGCGCTCAACTCCGACCCGGCCACGCTGGAAATGAGCGATCTATTGCCCCTGTGGTATGATCCATCGGTGAGCGATACCCTGCCAGGACTTCCTTATCCGTTCCCTCGCCTGAATCAAGAAGTTCCGCTGGCCCTCTATTTCGAGATCTACCATCTGACCTTTGGGACCAACGACCGTACGCGCTACGAAGTATCCTATGAAGTGCGACGGCGAACAGATGGTGGGCTGCTGCGACGGGATCGAACGGTGCAGACTACCTCGCGTACGGTGTATGAAGGCACGAGCCGAACAGCACGGGAGTATATTGTGCTGGATCTTCAGGAATGGAAACGGGTTCGCTCGGTCGAAGTGGTGGTGCGGGTGCGGGATCTGGTTTCAGGACAGGAGGTAGCCCGAACCATTCGGTTTGAGATTACGACCTCATGA
- the sucD gene encoding succinate--CoA ligase subunit alpha, which yields MSILVDRNTRLVVQGITGKEGTFHTEQMIAYGTNVVAGVTPGKGGQKHLDRPVFNTVAEAVEKEGANTSIIFVPPAFAADAILEAADAGIEVIVCITEGIPVRDMIPVYHYVRQKGAKLIGPNCPGVITPGQAKVGIMPGTIFKAGPIGVVSRSGTLTYEAVDQLTRLGLGQSTAVGIGGDPIIGLRFTDALQLFQNDPETEAVVLIGEIGGTAEEEAAAFIKEHMTKPVFAFIAGATAPPGRRMGHAGAIIAGGKGTAEEKFKALEAAGAVVVRNPALIGETVREHLGALA from the coding sequence ATGAGTATTCTAGTTGATCGTAACACGCGCCTGGTTGTGCAGGGCATTACCGGTAAGGAAGGAACTTTTCACACCGAGCAAATGATCGCCTATGGGACCAACGTGGTCGCTGGCGTAACGCCGGGGAAGGGTGGGCAGAAGCATCTGGATCGTCCCGTCTTTAACACTGTAGCTGAGGCCGTCGAAAAGGAAGGGGCCAATACATCCATCATTTTTGTTCCGCCAGCTTTTGCCGCTGATGCCATTCTGGAAGCGGCCGATGCAGGCATTGAGGTGATCGTCTGCATCACGGAAGGTATTCCGGTACGTGACATGATTCCGGTCTATCACTACGTCCGGCAGAAGGGCGCCAAGCTGATCGGTCCCAACTGTCCCGGCGTCATTACACCTGGACAGGCCAAGGTGGGAATTATGCCGGGCACCATCTTTAAAGCAGGACCCATCGGGGTCGTTTCGCGCTCGGGCACCCTGACCTACGAAGCCGTTGATCAACTGACGCGTCTGGGCCTGGGGCAGAGTACTGCCGTGGGGATCGGCGGCGATCCGATCATCGGGCTGCGTTTCACCGACGCGCTTCAACTGTTTCAGAACGATCCGGAAACGGAAGCCGTGGTGCTTATTGGAGAGATCGGAGGAACGGCCGAAGAGGAAGCGGCGGCCTTCATTAAGGAGCATATGACCAAGCCGGTCTTTGCCTTCATTGCCGGGGCAACGGCGCCTCCGGGACGCCGCATGGGCCACGCCGGAGCCATTATCGCAGGAGGGAAAGGAACGGCCGAGGAGAAATTTAAGGCGCTGGAGGCCGCCGGTGCGGTGGTTGTCCGTAATCCTGCCCTGATTGGTGAGACGGTACGGGAGCACCTGGGCGCGCTGGCCTGA
- the aroA gene encoding 3-phosphoshikimate 1-carboxyvinyltransferase yields the protein MIRRVLPARSLLGVVEVPPDKSIAHRAALLAALSEGTSRLVNYSPAADPQSTLSCLRQLGVSITEDAHGILIVEGRGLEGLQPPDRPLDCGNSGTTMRLLAGILAGQPFNSTLVGDASLSRRPMERIAAPLRQMGAALTLTDGHAPIHIRGNRPLRGITYRLPVPSAQVKSCVLLAGLFAEGETTVIEPVPSRDHTERMLGLSVVEMNGERYLTVPEGLRIPPRTWTIPRDFSAAAFFLVAGTIVPDSEIRLPGVGINPSRAALLDVLRAMGADITVENERTYGGEPIADLIVRSSTLHGVQVGGALIPNLIDEIPVLAVAAACATGRTEIRDAAELRVKETDRIAAMAANLQALGAHVEVFDDGLAIEGGHRLQGATVRSFDDHRIAMAMGVAGLVAAGETLIEGADCVRISFPDFWEVLNHLAGHPVQS from the coding sequence ATGATTCGTCGCGTATTGCCAGCCCGAAGCCTGCTGGGCGTTGTTGAAGTGCCACCGGACAAATCCATTGCCCACCGGGCAGCCTTGCTGGCCGCGCTGTCCGAGGGCACGTCACGCCTGGTAAATTATTCACCGGCCGCCGACCCCCAGTCCACCCTCTCATGCCTGCGCCAGCTAGGCGTCTCCATAACAGAAGATGCCCATGGTATCCTGATCGTCGAAGGGCGGGGACTTGAAGGGCTACAACCGCCCGATCGCCCACTTGACTGCGGCAACTCGGGCACCACAATGCGCCTGCTGGCAGGCATCCTGGCCGGTCAGCCCTTTAACAGTACGCTGGTAGGCGACGCGTCGCTCAGTCGCCGCCCGATGGAACGCATCGCGGCACCGCTGCGCCAGATGGGAGCTGCTCTGACACTCACCGATGGCCATGCCCCGATCCATATCCGGGGCAACCGCCCGTTGCGCGGTATTACCTACCGGCTGCCCGTGCCATCGGCTCAGGTCAAATCGTGCGTGCTACTGGCCGGTCTCTTTGCTGAAGGCGAAACGACCGTCATCGAACCAGTTCCTTCTCGCGACCACACCGAGCGCATGCTGGGGCTGAGCGTTGTCGAAATGAATGGGGAGCGCTACCTGACAGTCCCGGAAGGCCTGCGCATTCCACCACGCACCTGGACCATCCCGCGCGACTTTTCAGCAGCCGCTTTCTTTCTGGTAGCCGGCACGATTGTACCCGACAGCGAAATTCGTCTGCCCGGCGTGGGGATCAATCCTTCCCGCGCAGCGCTCCTCGACGTGTTGCGGGCTATGGGCGCCGACATTACGGTCGAAAACGAACGCACATACGGAGGAGAACCCATTGCCGACCTGATCGTCCGCAGCAGCACACTACACGGCGTGCAGGTGGGCGGCGCGCTCATTCCCAACCTGATCGACGAAATTCCTGTGCTGGCAGTAGCAGCTGCCTGCGCTACCGGACGCACCGAAATTCGGGATGCTGCTGAACTGCGCGTCAAGGAAACCGACCGCATTGCGGCCATGGCGGCCAATCTGCAGGCCCTGGGCGCTCACGTCGAGGTGTTCGACGACGGCCTGGCTATCGAAGGAGGCCATCGCCTTCAGGGCGCGACCGTCCGCAGTTTTGACGATCACCGCATCGCGATGGCCATGGGCGTGGCAGGACTTGTGGCCGCCGGCGAAACCCTTATTGAAGGCGCCGACTGCGTCCGCATTTCATTTCCCGACTTCTGGGAAGTGCTCAACCACCTGGCCGGCCACCCGGTGCAGTCCTAG
- the gatA gene encoding Asp-tRNA(Asn)/Glu-tRNA(Gln) amidotransferase subunit GatA: protein MEYLTYADARRALEQGETSCEALVSSFLERIAADNARLNAFISVDAESARAQARALDERLARGEPLPPLGGLVLAVKDVICIKDQRVTCGSRMLEHFVSLYDATVIERLRAAGAIFIGKTNCDEFAMGSSNETSYFGPARHPLNPDYVPGGSSGGSAVAVAARMCQAALGSDTGGSIRQPSAFCGIVGLKPTYGRVSRYGLVAYASSFDTIGPMTHTVEDAARILQVIAGVDRWDSTSAPVEVPDYLAALQRPVKGLRIGLPREYFAEGLDPEFRQLIEQRAAQLEAAGAIVEEVSLPHTEYGIATYYILATAEASSNLARYDGIRYGYRADVQQIRRELAESDSDDSVIYRLYVRSRSEGFGTEVKRRIMLGTYVLSAGYYEAYYAKAQRVRRLIRQDFDRAFEQVDVLLTPATPTPPFPLGSKLDDPLEMYLNDIYTVTANLAGVPGLVVPIGTHSSGFPVGAQLLGRHFDEATLLQVGQALMEISGTA, encoded by the coding sequence ATGGAATATCTGACCTATGCCGACGCCCGTCGGGCGCTGGAGCAGGGCGAGACCAGTTGTGAAGCGCTGGTCTCGTCTTTTTTGGAACGCATTGCGGCCGACAATGCGCGCCTGAACGCGTTCATCTCGGTGGATGCAGAAAGCGCACGGGCCCAGGCGCGGGCGTTGGACGAACGCCTGGCCCGCGGCGAGCCACTCCCGCCGCTCGGAGGCCTGGTGCTGGCTGTCAAGGATGTCATCTGCATCAAAGACCAGCGGGTCACCTGCGGCTCGCGCATGCTGGAACACTTCGTTTCCCTTTACGACGCGACGGTTATCGAACGCCTACGGGCAGCCGGCGCTATTTTTATCGGCAAGACCAACTGCGACGAGTTCGCTATGGGCTCGTCGAACGAAACCTCTTACTTTGGTCCGGCCCGCCATCCGCTTAATCCGGATTATGTGCCGGGCGGCTCATCGGGCGGATCGGCGGTGGCCGTGGCAGCCCGAATGTGCCAGGCCGCGCTTGGAAGCGATACGGGCGGTTCCATTCGCCAACCCTCCGCCTTCTGCGGAATCGTGGGACTGAAGCCCACCTATGGACGCGTCAGTCGCTACGGGCTGGTGGCCTATGCGTCGTCGTTCGATACCATCGGCCCCATGACGCATACGGTCGAAGACGCCGCCCGCATTCTCCAGGTGATCGCCGGCGTGGATCGCTGGGATTCAACGAGCGCGCCCGTAGAAGTCCCCGATTATCTGGCAGCACTCCAACGCCCTGTTAAAGGACTTCGCATTGGATTGCCGCGTGAATACTTTGCGGAGGGGCTTGATCCAGAATTTCGCCAGCTTATTGAGCAACGGGCCGCCCAGCTTGAGGCAGCCGGCGCGATCGTAGAAGAAGTGTCGCTGCCCCACACGGAATACGGCATTGCGACCTACTACATCTTGGCTACGGCCGAGGCTTCCAGTAACCTGGCGCGCTACGACGGTATCCGGTACGGATACCGGGCCGATGTGCAGCAGATTCGGCGGGAGCTGGCCGAAAGCGACAGCGACGACTCGGTCATCTACCGACTGTACGTGCGGTCGCGCAGCGAAGGTTTTGGCACGGAAGTCAAACGCCGCATCATGCTGGGGACCTATGTGCTGTCGGCCGGCTACTACGAAGCCTACTATGCCAAAGCGCAACGCGTGCGCCGACTGATCCGCCAGGACTTTGATCGGGCCTTCGAACAGGTCGACGTGCTGCTCACCCCGGCTACCCCAACGCCCCCGTTTCCGCTGGGCAGTAAGCTGGATGATCCCCTCGAAATGTACCTGAATGACATTTATACCGTAACCGCTAACCTGGCCGGCGTTCCAGGGCTGGTGGTGCCGATCGGAACGCATTCGAGTGGCTTCCCGGTAGGCGCCCAGTTGCTGGGACGCCACTTCGACGAGGCTACCCTGCTGCAGGTAGGACAGGCGTTGATGGAAATAAGCGGGACGGCGTGA
- the add gene encoding adenosine deaminase has protein sequence MEAPTTLTRDTILTWPKAELHCHLDGSLRLTTLLELARQQGKLRLLPADSLEGLEEILRQVDTADSLEAYLAWFRYTVPVMQTRQALRRIAYELAEDAARENVRYLEVRYAPVLHVEEGLKLEQVNDAVLDGLRAAERDFGIRTGLILCGLRHLPESVSMRTAELAVAYRKRGVVAFDLAGGEAGHPPKHHLHAFYLARNHLLNLTVHAGESWGPDSIHQALFYCGAHRIGHGVTLEQDPDLLQYVIDHQIPLEICPTSNVQTKAVADYASHPLRQYVARSVPVTINTDNRLFSRTTLTDELWRVHRHCGLDVQQLRTVVLNSFRHAFLHWDEKQELLRDVEARLNQLLAGLSQPSPTS, from the coding sequence ATGGAAGCCCCGACAACGCTTACGCGCGATACGATCCTGACCTGGCCGAAGGCTGAACTGCACTGTCATCTGGACGGCTCATTGCGCCTGACCACGCTTCTGGAGCTGGCGCGCCAGCAGGGCAAGCTCCGTCTGCTTCCGGCCGACAGTCTCGAAGGTCTCGAAGAGATTCTGCGGCAGGTGGACACGGCCGACTCGCTGGAAGCGTATCTGGCCTGGTTCCGCTACACGGTGCCGGTCATGCAAACGCGCCAGGCATTGCGCCGCATTGCCTATGAACTGGCCGAAGACGCCGCCCGCGAAAACGTTCGTTACCTGGAAGTGCGTTACGCACCTGTACTGCACGTCGAAGAGGGCCTGAAGCTTGAACAGGTCAACGATGCCGTGCTAGACGGTCTGCGGGCAGCGGAACGCGATTTTGGCATTCGCACCGGATTGATTCTTTGCGGCCTGCGCCATTTGCCCGAGAGCGTCTCGATGCGCACCGCCGAGCTGGCCGTAGCCTATCGCAAGCGCGGCGTGGTCGCTTTCGATCTGGCCGGCGGAGAAGCTGGTCATCCTCCCAAGCACCATTTGCATGCTTTTTATCTGGCCCGCAACCACCTGCTGAACCTGACCGTCCACGCCGGAGAATCCTGGGGCCCCGACTCTATCCATCAGGCGCTTTTCTACTGTGGAGCCCACCGCATTGGCCATGGCGTTACCTTAGAGCAGGACCCGGATCTGCTTCAGTACGTCATCGATCATCAAATTCCCCTGGAAATCTGTCCTACCAGCAACGTGCAGACCAAAGCCGTCGCCGACTATGCTTCGCATCCGCTCCGGCAATATGTTGCGCGCTCGGTACCGGTCACCATTAACACCGACAATCGTCTCTTTAGCCGCACCACCCTGACTGACGAACTCTGGCGCGTGCATCGCCATTGTGGACTGGACGTGCAGCAGCTCCGAACGGTCGTGCTCAACAGTTTTCGTCATGCGTTCCTGCACTGGGACGAAAAACAGGAACTGCTGCGCGATGTGGAAGCCAGGCTCAATCAGTTACTGGCTGGCCTTTCGCAACCTTCTCCAACTTCCTGA
- the tatA gene encoding twin-arginine translocase TatA/TatE family subunit, translated as MFGNIGAPELLLIFLVVLLVFGAKRIPEIARGLGRGIREFKEATREISREISVEVEETPQIRAPQQGAPTARTTATPTQQPAAGSSQPSEPTQH; from the coding sequence ATGTTTGGGAACATTGGAGCGCCCGAATTACTGTTGATTTTTCTGGTAGTGCTCCTGGTTTTTGGGGCCAAGCGTATTCCTGAAATTGCGCGTGGCCTGGGCCGGGGAATCCGGGAGTTTAAAGAAGCAACCCGGGAAATTTCGCGCGAGATTTCTGTAGAGGTTGAAGAGACCCCTCAGATTCGGGCGCCGCAGCAGGGAGCGCCGACGGCACGGACCACCGCGACGCCGACGCAGCAGCCGGCGGCCGGTTCGTCGCAGCCCTCGGAACCCACGCAGCATTGA
- a CDS encoding MGMT family protein, translated as MKGRQGVSSAAQANRQAGRKDFFERVWEVVAQIPPGRVTTYGHIAEYLGTRSAARTVGWALNAAAGSDLPCHRVVNRRGELTGRMHFEGPFVMEERLRSEGVTFTEDGRVDLSRHLWIPGQEEDETTCGG; from the coding sequence ATGAAGGGGCGGCAGGGCGTTTCGTCAGCAGCGCAAGCAAACCGACAGGCAGGCCGCAAGGACTTTTTTGAGCGTGTGTGGGAGGTGGTAGCGCAGATACCTCCGGGACGGGTAACAACCTATGGGCATATTGCTGAGTACCTGGGGACGCGAAGCGCTGCTCGCACGGTTGGCTGGGCGCTCAACGCTGCTGCGGGATCGGATTTGCCCTGCCATCGCGTCGTCAACCGTCGAGGTGAACTGACCGGCCGCATGCACTTCGAAGGGCCTTTTGTGATGGAGGAGCGCCTGCGCAGCGAAGGAGTCACGTTCACCGAAGACGGTCGCGTCGATCTGTCCCGTCACCTGTGGATTCCCGGACAGGAAGAAGACGAAACCACGTGCGGTGGCTAG